AGACCTGATCGAAAACCGCATGAATCGCGGTTAAGCTCGATTGAAACGATCAAGGCCCGCCGGAAACGGCGGGCCTTTTTCTTTGCCGCTGGCGTATTGGCCCGGCTGTGCCTATGTTTAGAACGGTTTTTGAAGGAACGATCATTTGCTCGGGGAAGTCGCCGCCGTGTTTGCAGGAAGTTTGGCGCTGGCCATGGGTGGATTGGCCTTCTTTCAGCGCGACATGATCTATCACCCGGGCAAGGAACGCGTTGACCCCGCCGAGGCGGGGGTGCCGGAAATGGTGCAGGCGCGGATCACCACCCATGACGGTTTCATCAACACCGCCTGGTACGCGCCGCCGCGCGACCGCTATCAGCCCACCTTGGTCTATTTCCATGGCAATGCCGGTACGGTGGCCAATCGTGCCCACAAGGCCCGATTGTTCATGGATGCCGGCTTCGGCGTGCTGCTGGTGGGTTATCGCGGTTATGGCGGTAACGCCGGCTCGCCTTCGGAAGAGGGGTTGTACGCCGATGCCCGCGGTGCCTTGGGCTGGCTGATCAGCCGTGGTGTGCCACAAGGTCAGATCGTCCTTTACGGTGAATCCTTAGGCACCGGCGTGGCGGTGCAGATGGCCACCGAATTGCCCAATCTGGTCGGCGTGGTGCTGGAAGCCCCCTATACCCGCCTGCCCGATCTGGCCCCGGCCTATGTGCTGCCGGGCTTCGCCGAACTGGCCATGCTCGACCGCTTCGACAACCGCGCCAAGATCGGACAGATTCGGGCGCCGATGCTGATCGTGCACGGCGAGCAGGATGGAGTGGTGCCGGTCTCCATGGGGCGCGAGTTGAAGGAGCGCGCCCGTATGGGCGTTGAAGCCCATTTCATTGCTGCCGCCGGCCATAATGACCTGTACAGCCATGGTGCCGCTCAGATGGTGGTGGACTTCGTCCGTAAGCAGTTGGAACCCTAACCGACGCACACCCGGTTGCGGCCCTCGTTCTTGCCGCGATAGGCGGCGCGGTCGGCGGCTTCCACCAGGGCATCTTGCGACAAGGGCGCATCGGCGGTGGATTCAGCGATGCCGAAGGTGCCGGTAATGTGCAGTTTTTCCCCCGATTCGGGCAGGCACAAATCCTGCGCCTCGACCGCCAAACGCAAGGATTCGGCCAGATGCCGGGCGCCGATCAACTCGGTTTCCGGCAGCAGGATCAGGAATTCCTCGCCACCGAAACGGGCGACCAGATCGGTTTGGCGCACTTGCGCCCGCAGGGTCTTGGCGGTTTCACGCAAGACCATGTCGCCTGCCGGATGACCGAAACGGTCGTTGATCTGCTTGAAATGGTCCAGATCCATGGCCACCAGGGTCAGGGTTTTGCCCGAGCGGCGCTGGCGGTCCACTTCCTCCTCGAAGCGCTGGCGGAACTTGGTGCGGTTGGCCAAGCCGGTCAGCGGGTCGTGCAGCGCGGTTTGCTCCAACCTTTCGATCAGATCCTGGATCTTCACGTCGGCCATGTGCTTGTCGCTGACATCGATGAGAACGCCGCGAAAGCCGCCGTCGCCGGTGGGATAACCTGAAATCGACAGCCAGACGTCGCGGTTGTCGTCACGCCGCCGTGCCGCAGCGCTTTTGACCGGTTGGTTCAGCGATCCGTCGATCAGGGCGTGTAGCAGCGGATGTTCATGCGGGTCGAACAGATTGAGGATGGATTGGCCGATTGCGGCCTGATCGTCCAGTCCGATGACGCGTCTGAGGCCACGGGCGAAGCGGAAACAGCCGCGCGGGTCCAGTTCGAACACGGTGATCACCGCATGGGCGAGCACCTCGTCCATCAGGTCGAGGGTTTCGGCCAAGCGCTGAGCGGCGCGGCGGATATCGGTGATGTCGGTATAGGTGGTGACGAAGCCGCCATCGATCATGGGGCGGCCGAACACCTCGATGATGGTGCCGTCGGGCAGGCTGCGTTCGAACCGGTGTTCCTGGAACAGGCGCGCCAGGGCAACGCGCTCGCGCACCAGTTCCGCTGGGTCGCCGGGGCCGTAATCGCCGCGTTCGGCGACAAAGCGGATGGCGATCTCATAGGGCACCACCTGACCGGGCGGCATTACCGTTTCCGGGATGCCGAGCAGCCGGGTGAAGGCGGAATTCCACACCACCACGTCAAGCGCCGAATCGATCACCGTCACCCCTTGCGGCAGGTGTTCGATCACCGAACGCAGATGCAGGCGGTTGCGTTCCGACTCGGCCATGGCCGCCTTCAGCGCCTCTTCCGCCTGTCGTCGGGCGGTGACGTCGGTATAGATACTGACGAAGCCGCCATTGGGCAGCGGTGCGCCGCGAATTTCCAAAACGGTGCCGTCGATACGGGTCCGTTCAAACACGTGGTGGGTGGGGTGGCGGGCTTGCTCCAGCCGAGGCGCTACCAGATCATCCACCGCGCCGGGGCCGTATTCGCCGCGGCTGGCGTTATAACGCAGCAGATCGGCCAGATTGGGCAGGCCATGGGCGAACAGGCTTTTGGGGAAGTCCAGCAATTCCTGCAGTTTTTTGTTGCAGGCCAGCATGTTCAACTCGGCGTCGAACATGGAAATGGCGCCGGGCATGTTCTCGATAATGGTGCGTAACGCCGTACGCGACGAAATGTCGCGCATGGTCACCGCCCGCCATGGGCCGGCGGGAGCCATGGACAATTCCAGCGGCAGCGGGATGCCGCCGCCGCCGATGCCGGAAACCTCGACCAAGTGCTCGGGATTATCCAGCAAGGGCCAGTGCGGCGGGATGATCAATTGCCGCAGGCTGCGGCCCTGCAAGGCCGATCGGTCCAGATGAAACAGGCGGCAGGCGGCACTATTGGCGTAGACGATGATGTCGTCGCCATCGATGGCCAGCAGGGCCGAGGACGAATTGGCCACGGCATCGCGGAAGAAATCTCCGCCCACCACCGCATCGGCCCTTCCATCGCCCTGGTCATCCATTGCGCCTATGTCCCTCGATCTAAGCCCTTGGTTGAGTGAGCCTTCATCATGGTGTGCTTGGCGGTGTTTGCCTAGTGGTCAAAAGAACGGGTGATCGTTTATGCAAAGGGATAGGGATGGGGTCATGAAAAAAGGGCGCCCCGTTGTCAGGGCGCCCCTTGATCGTCACAGAGTGTTCGATCAGCTCAGGCTGTCGCAGAACCGCTTGATGCGTTCGCAGGCCTGCTGCAACGCCTCGGTCGAGGTGGCGTAGGAGATGCGGAAGTAAGGCGACAGGCCGAAGGCCTCGCCCTGGACCACGGCGACGCCTTCGCCTTCCAGCAGATAGGTGGCGAAATCACCGTCCGAGCTGATCACCTTGCCGTCGCTGGTCTTCTTGCCGATCACGCCGGCGCAGGACGGATAGACATAAAAGGCGCCTTCCGGCGTGCGGCAGGTCAGGCCCTTGCACTCGTTCAACAGCTTGACCACCAGATCGCGCCGCGCCTTGAAGATCTCCTGGTTCTTCGGGATGAAGTCCTGGGTGCCGTTCAGGGCCTCGACCGCCGCCGCCTGGCTGACGGTGGCGGTGTGGGTCACCGACTGCGACTGGATCATGTTGATGGCTTTGATGAGCGGCAGCGGACCGGCGGCATAGCCGACGCGCCAGCCGGTCATGGCATAGGCCTTCGACACGCCGTTCATGGTCAAGGTGCGGTCGTACAGGCTGGGTTCGACCTGGGCCGGGGTGCAGAACTTGAAGCCGTCATAGACCAGATGCTCGTACATGTCGTCGGACATGATCCATACATGCGGGTGCTTGACCAACACGTCGGTCAGCGCCTTCATCTCGTCCCACGAATAGGCGGCGCCGGTGGGGTTGGACGGCGAGTTCAGCACCAACCACTTGGTCTTGGGGGTGATGGCGGCTTCCAGGTCGGCGGCCTGCAGCTTGAAGCCCTTGTCTTCCGGACAGGCGATGAATTTCGGCACGCCGCCGAACATCAGGGCGATGTCCGGGTATGACACCCAATAGGGCGCGGGGACGATGACTTCGTCGCCGGGATTGATGGTGGCCATGAAGGCGTTGAAGATCACGCCCTTGCCGCCGACGCCGACGGTGACCTGATCGACAGTGTAGTCCAGGCCGTTCTCGCGCTTGAACTTGGCGACGATCGCCTTGCGCAATTCGACGGTACCGGCGGGCGGGCCGTACTTGGTGGCGCCCTTGTCCAGCGCGGTTTTGGCGGCGGCCTTGATGTTGTCGGGGGTGTCGAAATCGGGCTCGCCCGCACCCAATCCGATGACGTCGCGGCCGGCGGCTTTCAGCTCGGCGGCCTTTTGCGTCACGGCGATGGTCGGAGACGGCTTGATGGCCGACAGCCTGTCAGCGATGAACGGCATGGTGTTCCCCATGAATTGAAGAGAAATCAAGACGCCGAAAGTACTTGCGCCGGACTGCCAGTGCAAGCGGGATCACAGCCGCGGCGCGATGGACGTGCGGTTGACTTTTCCAGCACCACCGCCGCCGCCGACCAATGTTCGTGACCGTCGAAATGAATGGCCCGGGTGGTCAGCCGGCAATGCCAGCCGGGCAGGCGGATGTGATCGACGCAATCGGCCAGCCGCGCCAGCCGGTCTTGCAAGATGGCGCCGCCCTTGGCCCGGTTGCCGCCGATCAAGGTGCTGCTGAAGGCGACCATGCCCAGTTGGAATGACGCCCCCGGCGCCGCCAAGGTGGTGCGCAGCCGTTCCACGTCGGCGGCGATCTTGCCCCAGCCATCCACATTGCGCTTGATCTCGACGATGGCGTGGGGTTGCGGCGTGCCGCGATAAACCAGCAAATCGGCGCGGCGGCCGGTGGCGGTGCGGGCCGGGCGGCGCTGATTGCCTGGGCAGGCCTCGCGCAGGGCGTCGGCCAGGCGGAACTCGGGCCAGACGGTCAGAGGCGCGCACCATTCCCAGATGGATTGGGCGACAGAAACAGTCAGCAGGTATTCGGGCGCCCAAGCAAAATAGCCGCCATCGCGGGTCCAGGTGGCGTAAGTCTGGCGAGCGTCGGCCACCCCGGAAAG
This is a stretch of genomic DNA from Magnetospirillum gryphiswaldense MSR-1 v2. It encodes these proteins:
- a CDS encoding alpha/beta hydrolase; amino-acid sequence: MFAGSLALAMGGLAFFQRDMIYHPGKERVDPAEAGVPEMVQARITTHDGFINTAWYAPPRDRYQPTLVYFHGNAGTVANRAHKARLFMDAGFGVLLVGYRGYGGNAGSPSEEGLYADARGALGWLISRGVPQGQIVLYGESLGTGVAVQMATELPNLVGVVLEAPYTRLPDLAPAYVLPGFAELAMLDRFDNRAKIGQIRAPMLIVHGEQDGVVPVSMGRELKERARMGVEAHFIAAAGHNDLYSHGAAQMVVDFVRKQLEP
- a CDS encoding PAS-domain containing protein gives rise to the protein MDDQGDGRADAVVGGDFFRDAVANSSSALLAIDGDDIIVYANSAACRLFHLDRSALQGRSLRQLIIPPHWPLLDNPEHLVEVSGIGGGGIPLPLELSMAPAGPWRAVTMRDISSRTALRTIIENMPGAISMFDAELNMLACNKKLQELLDFPKSLFAHGLPNLADLLRYNASRGEYGPGAVDDLVAPRLEQARHPTHHVFERTRIDGTVLEIRGAPLPNGGFVSIYTDVTARRQAEEALKAAMAESERNRLHLRSVIEHLPQGVTVIDSALDVVVWNSAFTRLLGIPETVMPPGQVVPYEIAIRFVAERGDYGPGDPAELVRERVALARLFQEHRFERSLPDGTIIEVFGRPMIDGGFVTTYTDITDIRRAAQRLAETLDLMDEVLAHAVITVFELDPRGCFRFARGLRRVIGLDDQAAIGQSILNLFDPHEHPLLHALIDGSLNQPVKSAAARRRDDNRDVWLSISGYPTGDGGFRGVLIDVSDKHMADVKIQDLIERLEQTALHDPLTGLANRTKFRQRFEEEVDRQRRSGKTLTLVAMDLDHFKQINDRFGHPAGDMVLRETAKTLRAQVRQTDLVARFGGEEFLILLPETELIGARHLAESLRLAVEAQDLCLPESGEKLHITGTFGIAESTADAPLSQDALVEAADRAAYRGKNEGRNRVCVG
- a CDS encoding pyridoxal phosphate-dependent aminotransferase — its product is MPFIADRLSAIKPSPTIAVTQKAAELKAAGRDVIGLGAGEPDFDTPDNIKAAAKTALDKGATKYGPPAGTVELRKAIVAKFKRENGLDYTVDQVTVGVGGKGVIFNAFMATINPGDEVIVPAPYWVSYPDIALMFGGVPKFIACPEDKGFKLQAADLEAAITPKTKWLVLNSPSNPTGAAYSWDEMKALTDVLVKHPHVWIMSDDMYEHLVYDGFKFCTPAQVEPSLYDRTLTMNGVSKAYAMTGWRVGYAAGPLPLIKAINMIQSQSVTHTATVSQAAAVEALNGTQDFIPKNQEIFKARRDLVVKLLNECKGLTCRTPEGAFYVYPSCAGVIGKKTSDGKVISSDGDFATYLLEGEGVAVVQGEAFGLSPYFRISYATSTEALQQACERIKRFCDSLS